The following DNA comes from Micromonospora chokoriensis.
ACGACGGCCGGTGCGACGCCCACCGCCAGGGTGGCGGCCATCATGAACGACACCCCGAGGATGTCGTCGCCCCGGTACCAGAACGCCGTCAACGCGAGGCCCACGAGCAGCATCGGCAGGGCGCCGACGAACCCCCACCAGCTCCCGCCACCCGCGCGACGGACGGCCAGAGAACTCGCCACCAGGGTGACCAGGGCGCCGAGGCTCACGGCGAGCACGACGGCGAGCAGCAGATCGAACGATCGGGTGCGAGGGCCGCTGCCGTCCAGCGTGGGCAGGGTCTCCGCCCCGTGGATCGCGCTGCGACCGTCCGCGGAGAGGAAGCCGTCCCGCTGCCATTCCCCGTTCGGCAGGCTGCGGAGGAAACCGTCCCGACCGTTGGCGACCAGCACCTCGTGGCCGCCACCGACGCGGGGATAGACGGTCAGTTCGCGGGAGGCGAAGTGCCGGCCGATGTCGCCCGGGTTGGGTGACTGGCGGGCCAGCGCCTCCCGCTGCCGGTCCGGCACCTCCCAGGCCACCCGCCAGGTGACACCGGCGTCGTCGCTCTGCTCCACCCGCAGGTGCCCGGTGACCACCCGGTAGCAGCGGCGGGCATCGTCGGGGGCGCAGGCCTGCCGGCGCGGCGAGTCCTGGCTGTTCAGTTGCTCCTTCTCGTCCTCGGTGGCGGCCCGCCAGGTCGCCGCGCCACTGTCGCTGACCGCCCACGCCCCGTCCGACGGACTGGTCGGCCAGTTCTGCGTGCTGTAGCCGCTGCCGACCGAGATCGCGGGTTTGCCGTCGAGCACCGCGGTTCCCAGCGCGTAGGGGTACCACACGGCGCTGGTGGCGGCCACGGCCAGCACCGCCGGCGGCAGCACCACGAGCATTCGGGCCACCCGTGCGGCCCGTCGCCGCACCGGCCGCACGCGGGCCCTCGTCCAACTCCACCAGGCCAGGCCGAGGGCCGGCACTGTGAGCAGGTCGGTCCAGTCGGCCCGGACCAGCGACGGCCCGGCCAGCACGGTCCAGGCGGAGGAGGCGAGTTGGGCCGCGTACCCGCTGGATTTGACGACCGCGAACCCGGCGCCCACCGCGACCAGGCCGACCACCGCGGCGGTCCGGGCCGGCAGCCGCGGCACCAGGAGGGTCAGCAGCACCGCGACCAACGGCGGAGCGAGCACCAGGCCGGCGACGTCGCTCAGCTTGCCGGTCAGCAGCCCGGGAAATGCCGGCTTCAACACGTGGTCGTTGACGACCAGCAGGACCAGGGCGAGCAGCGTGGTGGGGTGGCAGAGCCAGGACAGTGTCGTCGGTGCGCCGTCGTGCCGTGCCTCGGGACCGGTCATTCCCTCAGGGTGCGGTGAGCGCGTCTCGGTCCGGCTACGGACCGGTCCGCTTCCGATACCGACGGTCAGCCGGCGTCGGAGGAGTGCCCCGGAAACAGGTGCGCGCTCGGGTCGATGGCCACCGCCGCGTTGTTGACGGCCGTGGCAGCCTCGCCGAAGCCGGTCGCGATCAGCCGGACCTTGCCCGGGTATTCGGTGATGTCACCCGCCGCGAAGACCCTCGGCAGGTTCGTCGCCATCGCGCTGTCCACCAGGATGTGCCGGCGGTCCAGGTCGAGCCCCCACTCGGCGAGAGGGCCCAGGTCGGCGGTGAAGCCGAGGGCCGCCACCACGACGTCCACCGGCAGGGTCTCGGCCGCGCCACCGCGCACCGTCACCTCGGCGCCGGTCACCGCGCCGTCCCCGAGCAGCCGGCTGACCTCGGCGTTGACCACCACCCGCACCGGCAGCGACAGCACCCGGGCCACCGTCGAGGCGTGCGCCCGGAACTTCTCCCGCCGGTGTACGAGGGTCACCGAACGGGCCAACGGTTGCAGCGCCAGCGCCCAGTCGAAGGCGGAGTCGCCGCCACCGACGATCAGCACGTCCCGGTCGGCCAACTCGGCGGGATCGGTGACGAAGTAGACGATCCCCGTGCCGGGAGCGCCGTCGGCGCACGGCAGCGGCCGAGGGCTGAAGCTGCCGAGCCCGCCGGTGATCACGACCGCTCCGCACTGGAGCTGCTCGCCGCCGGCCAGGCCGAGGACCGGACGACCGTCGGAGTACGCGAGTTTCTCGGCGCGGGTGCCGAGCAGGTACTGCGGATTGAACGGCGCTGCCTGGGCGACCAGGTTGGCCACCAGGTCGCGGCCCTTGACGGCGGGGAAACCGGCCACGTCGAGGATCAGCTTCTCCGGGTACATCGCGGTGACCTGACCGCCTGGCTCCGGCAGCGCGTCGATCACCGCCACCGAGAGACCGCGGAACCCGGCGTAGTACGCGGCGAAGAGACCGGCCGGACCGGCCCCGATCACGGCGACATCGACCTCACGCATGGCGTACCGTCGCTTTCCGCTTACGGATCAACGCTTGCTGATCTCGACCGTAGGCGGACGACGGCGGTCGGGCAAGGACGTCCCAGAGGCGCGCCGAGGATTCGGTCAGGGAAGGCTGAGCGTGGAGCCCGAGTAGTCCGGACCTTCCACGGTGGGTCGCCGTCGCCGGAACAGGATCGCCGCGACGACACCGCCGAGCAGCCCGAACAGGTGGCCCTGCCAGGAGATCCGCTCGTCGGTGGGGAGGATGCCGACCAGTTGCCAGCCGTAGAGCAGGCCGACCAGGAGGACGACGGCGAAGTTCCACCAGCTCCGTTCGACGATGCCCCGGGTGAGCAGAATGCCGAGGTAGCCGAAGATGACGCCGCTCGCGCCGACCACCACCGAGTTGGGCGAGCCGGTGAACCAGACGCCGAGACCGCTCACCAGGATGATGACGAGGGTCGACCACAGGAACCGGCGGGCTCCGGCGGCCAGGACGAACGTGCCCAGCAGGATCAGCGGGATGCTGTTGCTGTAGAGGTGGTCGAAGCCGTGGTGCAGGAACGGTGAGAAGAAGACACCGTCCAGCCCGTCGATGCGTTGCGGGATGATGCCGGCCGTGGCGTCCAGGCCGAAGGCGAGGCCCTGGTCGGCGGCCTCGATGAGGAAGAGGAACGGGACCACCGCGCACATGGCGACGAAAGCCCGGCCGAGCGAGGCGTAGAACGACTCGGTGCCGAACCGGTAGGGGTCGTCACTTGACGGGTGCAGGGTCACGCTACAACTGCTATCAGCAAAAGCGGACGACCGCCACTCGCATCCCGTTCGAGCAGACCGGGGTACGGGCGACGGCGGGGCGGTGGCTTCCCACCCTCCCCGCCGTCGAACCGTCAGTAGCTGCCGTTGTTCTGGAAGTGGGTCCAGGCGCCGCAGGGCGTCTTGTACCTGCCCTTGATGTAGCTCAGCCCCCACTTGATCTGGGTGGCCGGGCTGGTCTGCCAGTCGGCGCCGAAGGCGCTCATCTTGTTGCCCGGGTACGCCTGCGGGATGCCGTACGCGCCGGAGGAGGAGTTGCGGGCCTTGTGGTTCCAGCCGCTCTCCTTGTTCCAGAGCTTGTCCAGGCAGGGGAACTCGGCGATACCGAAGCCGCTGTCGATCATCAGCGCGCAGCCGATCTTCCGGTTGCCGCTGTACTCCTCGCAGGACGCGGGGATGGGCCCGTCGTACGGCTTCGCGGGTGCGTTGGCCGCGTCGCGTTCGCGCTTGCGGGACGCCGCGGCTGCCTCGGCCCGGCGGGCCCGCTCGGCGGCCTCCTTGGCGGCCTGTGCCGCGCGCAGCTTGGCCTGGTATTCGGCGGCCCGCTGCTGGGCGAACTTGACCTGGCTCGCGGCCTGCCGCTCGCGCTGGTACGCGAGATCGGCCCGGTCGACCTCGTGGCTGACCTGCTCGGCCAGGCCCTGTTGCTGGGTTTCCCGGTTTTCGCCCAGGTAGAAGCCACCGGCTACGCCCACGGAGAGCAGCGCCACGGCGGCCGTACGGGCACCCAACCGGCTCCACAGCCGACTCACGAAGTGGTCCCTTCGTCGGGGGCAAGGACGCGGCCCGATGCCGGCCGCAGGTGGGCCGTCAACCGTGCCACGAGCGCCCCGACCGGTTGCCGGCCGCTCCGACGCACCGACCGCCGCCGATGTCGTTCCGCTCGGGACGAACGATCACCAACGATGCTCATGGTGCGTGGACGCTCGTGGGACACGATTGCGCACAGTGAGGCCGTTGGGAAACCAACCGACCTCTTTGTGATCTGCGCCACGTATCAAATATAGACAAAGGGCCCTAAAAAGTCATCAGATCGGGATGTCCTCCAGGAGATCGGTCACCATCGCCGCGATCGGCGAGCGCTCCGAGCGGCTGAGCGTGACGTGCGCGAAGAGCGGATGGCCCTTGAGCGCCTCGATGACGGCGGTGACCCCGTCGTGCCGGCCCACCCGCAGGTTGTCCCGCTGGGCCACGTCATGGGTGAGCACCACCCGGGAGCCCTGCCCGATCCGGGACAGCACCGTCAACAGCACCCCACGCTCCAGCGACTGGGCCTCGTCCACGATCACGTACGCGTCGTGCAGGCTGCGCCCCCGGATGTGGGTCAGCGGCAACACCTCGAGGATGCCCCGCGAGGTGACCTCCTCCAGCACGTTCTCGTGCACCACAGCGCCGAGCGTGTCGAAGACCGCCTGCGCCCAGGGCGACATCTTCTCCGACTCCGAACCCGGCAGGTAGCCCAACTCCTGACCGCCGACGGCGTACAGCGGGCGGAACACGATCACCTTCTTGTGCCGGCGACGCTCCATCACCGCCTCCAGCCCGGCGCAGAGCGCCAGCGCCGACTTGCCGGTGCCGGCCCGGCCACCCATCGAGACGATCCCGATCGACTCGTCGAGCAGCAGGTCGAGAGCGATCCGCTGCTCGGCGGAACGGCCGTGCAGACCGAACGCCTCCCGGTCGCCCCGGACCAGACGCACCGACTTGTCCGGTAGCACCCGGCCGAGCGCCGAACCACGCCCCGAGTGCAGCACCAGACCGGTGTGACAGGGCAACCCGGCCGCCTCGTCGAGGTCGAGCGTCTCGCCGCCGTACAACCGGCCGATCTGCTCGTCGCTCAACTCCATCTCGGACATGCCGGTCCAGGTCGGGTCGCTGGCCTGGCCGTGGCGGTACTCGTCGGCGCGTAGACCCACCGAGGCCGCCTTGACCCGCAGCGGCATGTCCTTGCTGACCAGGGTCACCTCCCGCCCCTCGGCGGCGAGGTTGAGCGCGACGGAGAGGATCCGGGCGTCGTTGCTCTCGTTGCGGAAGCCGGGAGGCAGCACCCCGTCGTCGGTGTGGTTCAGCTCCACCCGCAGGGTGCCGCCCGCATCGTTGGCGGGCACCGGAGTGTCCAGGCGGCCGTGCCGGATGCGCAGGTCGTCGAGCATCCGCAGTGACTGCCGGGCGAACCAGCCCAGCTCGGGATGGTGCCGCTTGCCCTCCAATTCGGTGATGACCACCAGGGGCAGCACCACCTCGTGCTCGGCGAACCGGTGGAACGCCGCCGGATCGGAGAGCAGCACGGACGTGTCCAGGACAAAGGCCTGGCCTGCTGGTCGCGGCTCCTTGGGGTCGGCCGGCGCGGCGGCCGCCGAACGGCGGCTCCTGGTGGCACGGCGGGTCGTGGCAGTCGCGGCCGGGGTCTGGTCGGCACCGGCGGGGGTACGGCGAGTCGTCACAGGCCTGCTCCGACGGATGGGCACCCGCCACCCGCGTTCCGCCTCCTCCGGTGCCCGGGGACACGGGGTCGGATGCGGAACCCCGTGCGCGAGGTCGCAGATCCGGGCGGACCGGCTGGCTCG
Coding sequences within:
- a CDS encoding rhomboid family intramembrane serine protease → MTLHPSSDDPYRFGTESFYASLGRAFVAMCAVVPFLFLIEAADQGLAFGLDATAGIIPQRIDGLDGVFFSPFLHHGFDHLYSNSIPLILLGTFVLAAGARRFLWSTLVIILVSGLGVWFTGSPNSVVVGASGVIFGYLGILLTRGIVERSWWNFAVVLLVGLLYGWQLVGILPTDERISWQGHLFGLLGGVVAAILFRRRRPTVEGPDYSGSTLSLP
- a CDS encoding PhoH family protein; its protein translation is MTTRRTPAGADQTPAATATTRRATRSRRSAAAAPADPKEPRPAGQAFVLDTSVLLSDPAAFHRFAEHEVVLPLVVITELEGKRHHPELGWFARQSLRMLDDLRIRHGRLDTPVPANDAGGTLRVELNHTDDGVLPPGFRNESNDARILSVALNLAAEGREVTLVSKDMPLRVKAASVGLRADEYRHGQASDPTWTGMSEMELSDEQIGRLYGGETLDLDEAAGLPCHTGLVLHSGRGSALGRVLPDKSVRLVRGDREAFGLHGRSAEQRIALDLLLDESIGIVSMGGRAGTGKSALALCAGLEAVMERRRHKKVIVFRPLYAVGGQELGYLPGSESEKMSPWAQAVFDTLGAVVHENVLEEVTSRGILEVLPLTHIRGRSLHDAYVIVDEAQSLERGVLLTVLSRIGQGSRVVLTHDVAQRDNLRVGRHDGVTAVIEALKGHPLFAHVTLSRSERSPIAAMVTDLLEDIPI
- a CDS encoding NAD(P)/FAD-dependent oxidoreductase, giving the protein MREVDVAVIGAGPAGLFAAYYAGFRGLSVAVIDALPEPGGQVTAMYPEKLILDVAGFPAVKGRDLVANLVAQAAPFNPQYLLGTRAEKLAYSDGRPVLGLAGGEQLQCGAVVITGGLGSFSPRPLPCADGAPGTGIVYFVTDPAELADRDVLIVGGGDSAFDWALALQPLARSVTLVHRREKFRAHASTVARVLSLPVRVVVNAEVSRLLGDGAVTGAEVTVRGGAAETLPVDVVVAALGFTADLGPLAEWGLDLDRRHILVDSAMATNLPRVFAAGDITEYPGKVRLIATGFGEAATAVNNAAVAIDPSAHLFPGHSSDAG
- a CDS encoding aggregation-promoting factor C-terminal-like domain-containing protein, giving the protein MSRLWSRLGARTAAVALLSVGVAGGFYLGENRETQQQGLAEQVSHEVDRADLAYQRERQAASQVKFAQQRAAEYQAKLRAAQAAKEAAERARRAEAAAASRKRERDAANAPAKPYDGPIPASCEEYSGNRKIGCALMIDSGFGIAEFPCLDKLWNKESGWNHKARNSSSGAYGIPQAYPGNKMSAFGADWQTSPATQIKWGLSYIKGRYKTPCGAWTHFQNNGSY